Proteins encoded together in one Lathamus discolor isolate bLatDis1 chromosome 3, bLatDis1.hap1, whole genome shotgun sequence window:
- the AIFM2 gene encoding ferroptosis suppressor protein 1 — translation MGSRLSVDDSVRVVVVGGGFGGAAAASLLKSWAVPFVLVDVRDAFHHNVAALRAAVESGFAKKTFISYSVTFGDSFRQGKVVGIDPERQQVLLSDGEELHYSHLILATGSDGPFPGKFNKVIDMESAIQTYEDMVKEIEKSERILVVGGGAAGVEMAAEIKTEYPDKEVTLIHSKIALADVELLASVRQEVKLILLRKGVRLLLSERVSNVEDLTTNQFQKDMVVRTEKGTEVVTDMVVMCTGIKINSSAYAAAFGDKMASNGALKVNKHLQVEGYENIYAIGDCADLNEPKMAYHAGLHANIAVTNIINSLTHKPLKTYKPGSLTFLLSMGRNDGVGQVNGYYVGRLIVTIAKSRDLFVYKSWKTMGQTMPS, via the exons ATGGGCTCCCGCTTGTCCGTGGACGACTCCGTGCGGGTGGTGGTGGTCGGGGGCGGGTTCGGCGGCGCGGCGGCCGCCAGCCTGCTCAAGTCCTGGGCCGTCCCCTTCGTGCTGGTGGACGTGAGAGATGCTTTCCATCACAACGTGGCTGCCCTCCGTGCCGCCGTGGAGAGCG GATTTGCCAAGAAGACTTTTATCTCCTACTCTGTCACCTTTGGGGACAGCTTCCGCCAAGGCAAAGTTGTTGGCATAGACCCAGAGAGGCAGCAAGTCTTGCTCAGTGATGGCGAG GAGCTTCACTACTCCCATCTCATTCTAGCAACAGGCAGTGATGGGCCATTCCCTGGGAAGTTCAACAAAGTCATTGATATGGAAAGTGCCATCCAGACCTATGAAGACATGGTTAAAGAG ATTGAGAAATCTGAGCGCATCCTGGTAGTGGGAGGTGGTGCTGCTGGAGTAGAGATGGCTGCAGAGATCAAAACAGAGTACCCAGACAAAGAG GTCACCCTCATTCACTCAAAAATTGCACTAGCTGATGTGGAGCTGCTAGCTAGTGTCCGTCAGGAGGTGAAATTGATTCTTCTCAGAAAAGGAGTGCGCCTATTATTAA GTGAAAGGGTCAGCAATGTGGAAGATCTCACAACAAACCAGTTCCAGAAGGACATGGTAGTAAGGACAGAAAAGGGCACTGAGGTGGTTACTGACATGGTGGTTATGTGCACGGGTATAAAGATTAACTCTTCAGCATATGCTGCTGCATTTg GGGACAAAATGGCAAGTAATGGTGCTTTGAAAGTCAACAAACACCTCCAGGTGGAAGGCTATGAGAACATCTATGCCATTGGGGACTGTGCAGATCTGAACGAACCAAAGATGGCTTACCATGCTGGGCTCCATGCCAACATCGCAGTGACAAATATTATCAACAGCCTGACACATAAGCCTCTTAAAACCTACAAACCAG GGTCGCTAACATTCCTGCTTTCAATGGGCAGGAATGATGGTGTAGGCCAGGTGAATGGTTACTACGTGGGACGTCTCATAGTGACCATTGCTAAGAGCCGGGACCTGTTTGTCTACAAGAGCTGGAAGACAATGGGACAGACAATGCCCTCTTAA
- the CHST3 gene encoding carbohydrate sulfotransferase 3 produces the protein MELRRTLPQDFRELLHCLKMRSKYAVLLVFVVGLIIIEKENNFISRVSDKLKQSPQALAEANGTEASPAPAENGSLASLRELDAAFSQLRSRLRNITLQLSGDGDPTPRRHVLLMATTRTGSSFVGEFFNQQGSIFYLFEPLWHIERTVTFEPGGANAVGSALVYRDVLKQLLLCDLYILESFISPAPEGHLTPFMFRRGSSRSLCEEPVCTPSAKKVFEKYHCKNRRCGPLNITLATEACRRKQHIALKTVRIRQLEFLQPLVEDPRLDVRIIQLVRDPRAVLASRMVAFSGKYETWKKWASEGEAPLREEEVQRLRGNCESIRLSAELGLQRPGWLRGRYMLVRYEDVARAPLQKAEEMYRFAGLPLTPQVEEWIGKNTQAPRDGSGVYSTRKNSSEQFEKWRFSIPFKLAQVVQDACAPAMRLFGYKLASSPAALANRSFSLLEEAQPSWVT, from the exons atggagctccgaCGCACTCTGCCCCAGGATTTCCGGGAGCTGCTGCACTGCTTGAAGATGAGAAGCAAGTACGCGGTCCTGCTGGTCTTCGTAGTTGGCCTCATCATCATTGAGAAGGAGAACAACTTCATCTCCAG GGTGTCAGACAAGCTGAAGCAGTCCCCGCAGGCCCTGGCAGAGGCCAACGGGACGGAGGCCAGCCCGGCACCAGCCGAGAACGGCTCGCTGGCCTCCCTGCGAGAGCTGGACGCCGCCTTCTCCCAGCTGAGGTCCCGCCTGCGCAACATCACCCTGCAGCTGTCCGGAGACGGGGACCCCACGCCACGGCGGCACGTCCTGCTCATGGCCACCACCCGCACCGGATCCTCCTTCGTGGGGGAGTTCTTCAACCAGCAAGGCAGCATCTTCTACCTCTTCGAGCCCCTCTGGCACATCGAGAGGACAGTGACCTTCGAGCCGGGGGGAGCCAACGCGGTGGGCTCAGCCTTGGTCTACCGGGATGTCCTCAAGCAGCTCCTCCTCTGTGACCTCTACATCTTGGAGAGCTTCATCTCGCCGGCACCCGAGGGCCACCTGACACCCTTCATGTTCCGGCGGGGCTCGAGCCGCTCGCTCTGCGAGGAGCCCGTCTGCACACCCAGCGCCAAGAAGGTTTTTGAGAAGTACCACTGCAAGAACCGCCGCTGCGGCCCCCTCAACATCACCCTGGCCACCGAGGCGTGCCGGCGCAAGCAGCACATAGCCCTGAAGACGGTGCGCATCCGGCAGCTGGAGTTCCTGCAGCCGCTGGTGGAGGACCCCCGGCTGGATGTGCGCATCATCCAGCTGGTGCGGGACCCCCGGGCCGTCCTGGCCTCCCGCATGGTGGCCTTCTCTGGCAAATACGAGACCTGGAAGAAGTGGGCATCCGAAGGGGAGGCTCCCCTCCGCGAGGAGGAGGTGCAGCGGCTGCGGGGCAACTGCGAGAGCATCCGCCTGTCAgctgagctggggctgcagcgGCCGGGCTGGCTGCGGGGCCGCTACATGCTGGTTCGCTACGAGGACGTGGCGCGGGCGCCCTtgcagaaggcagaggagatgtACCGCTTCGCCGGGCTGCCCCTCACCCCGCAGGTGGAGGAGTGGATCGGCAAAAACACGCAGGCGCCCCGTGACGGCAGCGGCGTCTACTCCACCCGCAAGAACTCCTCTGAGCAGTTTGAGAAGTGGCGGTTCAGCATCCCCTTCAAGCTGGCGCAGGTGGTGCAGGACGCCTGCGCCCCGGCCATGCGCCTCTTTGGCTACAAGCTGGCCAGCAGCCCTGCCGCACTGGCTAACCgctccttcagcctgctggaGGAGGCACAGCCCTCCTGGGTCACATAA